A window of Oryza glaberrima chromosome 2, OglaRS2, whole genome shotgun sequence genomic DNA:
CAtgttttagttggtgtgcacggtgTATATATGAGAAgacttgtgtgcataggatatgttccctCATTTCACTCCATTAAATTTACCCCCATTCCTTTTGTATGTTACCATCCACAATGCTGCCCATCCTAAATACATACAACTGAAAGCATATTTTTTACAGCATAAAACTAATCTGTAGTGCACACcggcacacacacacacttcagCAGAGTTTCTGATCCACTGGTTGTGACATGTGTTCCAGGGGAATGTACCTGTAGCAAGCATATATGCTGGAGATGATAGTGTGGAGCTCAATGGAGCTCCAGTAATTGCTGACTTAAAGCATCTTTTAAATTTGTTGACACTATGTTGGCATTTCTCCAAGAAGCCGTTCCCGTTGTTTTTGGAGGCGACTGGCTACTCTTCGGAGGATGTTCTTATGCAAGAGCCTAAAGCAGGAGTGAGTGAATTTTACCTGTCTTTCTTTAGGGGTATCTCTTCTCTTGCTGATTCTGCATTCCTGTAATATTTCACAAGGAAAAAAGTGCCTACTTTGCATTGATCTGGTGTTTTTCTTGGGATCCTTGCAGATTTTGAAGCCAGCTTTCACCATTATACTTGATAGAGACAAGCAATGTATACTTCTATTAATTAGGGGAACCCACAGCATCAGGGACACACTAACAGCAGCCACTGGTGCTGTGGTTCCATTCCACCATACTATTGTACAGGAAGGTGGTGTTAGCGATTTAGTTTTAGGGTACGCGCACTTTGGGATGGTTGCAGCAGCTAGATGGATTGCAAAGCTTGCAGCCCCTTGTCTTGCTCAGGCATTGCATACACATCCAGATTATAAAATAAAGGTACAGCGCTTTGCACTGTTTTTGTGCTCTCCTACCCACTGTTGTAATAGTGCTGAACGTCGTATCAGCACAACCATTTAGAGACGGATGCACTTATTCTGTATTGTGTTCATGGTAAATTTGTATAGATTGTTGGACATTCACTTGGTGGTGGTACAGCAGCTCTGTTGACATATGTCCTGAGGGAACAGCAGGAGTTTGCATCTACTACTTGTGTCTCCTTTGCTCCAGGTATGTGTGCTATGATGTTTTTCTGAGAGTTATCTTGCTGCACACTGAAcaatgaaaattgaaaatactGCTTTGTCACTTTTCCTTATTCCACTGGCCATCTCCTTTGTTAACATAAACCTGCATCTCATGCAGTAAACATTATAGGATAACGGACTAGATATCTCTTTGACGAataagttcttttttctttgggtATTTGAAACGTGCATCTTAATATTTTGGGGCAGAAAAgtaaacatgtttttttcctcATGTTTGAGTACAATGGTTCCAATCCTTATCTTTTTAGATCAACTTATGGTGTAGATAGTGATTTAATGATCTTAAGATTGAAACTGCTATTGTTTGGAGCTATCATAAACATAATTGTTGTCTACCTAGAATCTCATATAAACTTAACTCTTCTTCCCCAATTCTCATTGGAAGCTTACTTTTGATTCTCCTAGAAGTTAGGCCTGTCGAATCTAATAGAGCCATGTGCATATTTGCATCTTAAGAACATGGAGTTTTTTCCACTGCAAACTCCGAACAAAATGTTGATGGACTACCATATCTCCAATACAGAAGTTGCAATATTGGGATTGATTTATTGTTTTGTTGATGCTCTATTTTGCAGCTGCTTGTATGACATGGGATCTGGCAGAATCAGGAGTGCATTTTATCACTACAGTCATCAATGGAGCTGATCTGGTGCCAACCTTTTCAGCTGCATCAGTAGACGATCTTCGTTCAGAGGTTTTTTTTGCATTCTATTGATTTATTCTCTGCAGTGGAACATAGTATTATAGCTAGTCTTATCAGCTTATCAACTGTCAACAGGATTGTTGTAATTGATATGAGTTCTTATTCTTGTTGAAGTAGATATAAGATATAATAGTCATAGTTAAGTTGcataaaaaatatctttttttttcatgtctgtAGGGATGTTTGTATATCGTCAAAGCTCACAATAATGCCAtttttgtaataaaataactcctgcttttttcaaaatataaaatagaagTTATTGCATACAGGTTACTGCATCTGCCTGGTTAAACGATCTGCGCCACCAAATAGAGCAAACCAGAATTCTGAGCACTTTCTATCGATCTGCGTCAGCCTTGGGATCAAGACTTCCTTCAATAGCAAATGCCAAAGCAAGAGTAGCTGGTGCTGGTGCTATCCTAAGACCTGTATCTACCGGGACACAGGTTGCCTCCATAGCTTTGTTCTCGCTAAGTTCAAATACATTTATGTTATCCTTGACTAATAATGTTGGCTATGTATCCTTATGGTCAGGTTGTAATGAGGAGAGCTCGTAGTGTAGCACAAGCAGCTTGGACAAGACCAGCACTTCAGCTATCCTCATGGACATGTATTGGCCCAAGGAGGCGAACTAATACTGTATCCACTTCAACAGTAACATCAGAAGAAATAAGAGCAACAACAAATGATGGCTCTGAGTCCACTTCTCTGTTGACTGAAACCACAGAGATAGTTAAAACTGAAACCATGCAGTTTGCTTCATCAGAAGAGGTTCAGAGTTCGAGTGAGGTGTCAGATGCTGTTGGAATGATGGATGAGAAGGTAGATAGTGACGGTGAGGACATCATTGATCACCATGTGGATGAGGAAAGGATGACTGACGTAGAGCTGTGGCAGCAACTTGAAAATGAGTTGTACCGAAGGAGTGAAGATGACGAAATAGTGGAGGATATGACTGAAAGTGCTATTACTGAAGAGGTGGGTGGCGCAGCTGAAGATGTGCTCAGTGAGACCAATGACAAGGAGGTACATAGATTTTATCCTCCAGGTAAAATCATGCATATATTAACTTCCACCATAGAGGAAACAGTCAGTGCCGAAGAGTCGAGCGTGCCTCATGAAGATGAC
This region includes:
- the LOC127763633 gene encoding uncharacterized protein LOC127763633, producing MATATMATAAGAAALLYYTLNRRLQVEKLNQEGDCGNERDAATRGALSTTSRSRVSRRDVRAPATWLETISTLSETLRFTYSETLGKWPIGDLAFGISFLLKSQGNVPVASIYAGDDSVELNGAPVIADLKHLLNLLTLCWHFSKKPFPLFLEATGYSSEDVLMQEPKAGILKPAFTIILDRDKQCILLLIRGTHSIRDTLTAATGAVVPFHHTIVQEGGVSDLVLGYAHFGMVAAARWIAKLAAPCLAQALHTHPDYKIKIVGHSLGGGTAALLTYVLREQQEFASTTCVSFAPAACMTWDLAESGVHFITTVINGADLVPTFSAASVDDLRSEVTASAWLNDLRHQIEQTRILSTFYRSASALGSRLPSIANAKARVAGAGAILRPVSTGTQVVMRRARSVAQAAWTRPALQLSSWTCIGPRRRTNTVSTSTVTSEEIRATTNDGSESTSLLTETTEIVKTETMQFASSEEVQSSSEVSDAVGMMDEKVDSDGEDIIDHHVDEERMTDVELWQQLENELYRRSEDDEIVEDMTESAITEEVGGAAEDVLSETNDKEVHRFYPPGKIMHILTSTIEETVSAEESSVPHEDDTTGDSDTRIGIFLTPRSLYGKLRLSKMMINDHYMPIYRRNIEQLIAELEKDSSFPVSDCLDSEVP